The region cattaaaaaataattctgtgtacttttctgattctaaatgtttatttttgaaactgatGCAACTGAGGAAGAttgactgaaatgattaaaaaacatgaactgaaagGCTGGGGGTAAAAGGAGAGAGGGAATAAAATTAGGTGTGagtgaaggatttttttaagataacTGAATGGCTGTTGCCACATGAATAATTTGCTTTGTCAAAAAATGCGTCCCTcctcaaacatgaagaaataaagagttaagagtgaaatagctttttctacGTAATCACCTGTTCTCTGAGCTAAAGGTATGAGTTTCATACCAACAGGACAATATTTGGGGAATATCGTCCAGCTTTAACCTTTTACAATCTAAAACTCTCACCACTTTCAAATacataatgttttgcatttactcaatttaaatatgttttatccaAAAGTTCAGAGGATCTTTGGACACTAATCCTGTCATTAGTGCATAAGTCCTCTATTTGTGCCAGACATAATCTAATTCAATGCAAACTTGTTTATTGCACTTATTATATAAACACGTCTGGCCAAGTTTTACACCAACGTTTCTCCTGCCTGTGATAGAGGCCAACATTCTCCAGGCAAGTTGATCCACACTATCTGGCTTTGTCCTCAGCTTATTGGTCCAAAGCTTCTGAtgatgcacatttatttaattttgaagcattttatgttaaaatgtgtaaaaactattatcattttctgtttgatctctttaattaaacagaatattGAATAACTTGCTGTTTCTATACGTTTTGGTTAATTCAAGGTTCAAACTACTAACCTTGAGCTATCAAGGTTAGTAGTTTGTTATAAACAACCAGACTACATGGCAAGATGTAATCATGGAACTGtgctaataaatattcaaactatATCAGTTTTTCCTGTAAAATCAGATCGTTTTGTTATTTTGGGGATCAAACAGATTATTTGTGCTTAAAGTCACAAATGTCTTGAAATGGCTCTTGGCTCACACCTCTGCTTTATTCTCTAACTGCAGCAAAGTGCTGGAAACTGGTTTCACTGGACACAAGATTTCCTCTTCTGCAAGACTAAAGGACCAACAATGAatcatgttcatttaaaaatctgtgagcTGTAATCATCagtctttaaaattaaagcataaagCATAAAATGCACTGTGATGAACCTTGgtgtaaattcaaactggaagatgcttttcttttcatctgctcAGTCAATCACCTCATCATGCGCCTCCTTCCCATCTACGCTGATCTCGTCTGGGTCGGGCCTGGTTAATACTTGAATGGGAGACTGcctgggaataccaggtgctgGAAGCTTTTACTGGCTCTTTCGCTAAAATGTGAAAGATGAtactaaagcaaaaatgtatcaCAGCAGAGGTAAGAATACATGTAGAAGTGGTCAGTGGTGAGTTAAAGAGTGTGAAAATGCAAAAGTCTTTagtgccccctggtggtgacAAAAGCACCTGATATAGTAATACCAGGTGCGGTAAGATGTAgtcaccaccagggggcactAACAACTCTTTAACTCCACATTTTCACACTTTATAAATTCGGCACAGATCAAAAACCTCTGCGTTTATTCATACCTCTGACACATGTTGCTTCAATGTTatctttcacaaaatatatttttgctaataaacatttagaatcagaattttttatatatattttggtcTTTGTTTACTAAATTTATAGAGAATCAGCtcaaagaaaaagagcagacttattaaatgaaatttgcttaaacagaaaacatggcagCAATGCTGTTGTTTCTATAAGCTACGAacatgagacagaaaataacagtgACAGCAAcaggaccagcagggggcgtaCTGGCACTGCTGGTCCTGTTGTAGTAGTCGCCCTGGCAACAGCTAAACTGTTCTGCATCTAATAGATCCATCTCCTGCTGAATTCACtgtgaagatgaaaataaagttatgttgtcagtaacatgtttgtttctggtctTAGCAGGATAAATACTCATTATGTAAAAACATGATATTCTCTTTCCTGATACTGTGATGCAGGAGTTTTCATTCCCTTCACAGTTGAGGGATTTCATGCAGTTTTCTCCTTCACAGCTGAAgaacttttttccatttgggtTGAACTTCTAGTCTAAAGAACTGCAgaatcataacatttttttcttcaaagctctcactttttttattgtcaccAGCTCCTTTCACCCAAAATATCTGCATaggtatggagctaaattgggacCGCAAAGgttcttcagaagaaaaaaaatgaaactgggAAAAacgtttgaaattaaaaaataacatttgaaactaagaaaatgttcaaaactactttttagatttaagatatttttgagCTTCAGATATGtccatttttttcagattcaaactTCTGGCCCTGTTTTGGCCTGGGTGGCTGGACCTCGGATGACAAGGACATGGACTCATGACTGACAGCTGGACAACTGCAGTCATTGTGTTtgaatctgtaaaaaataataataataaatttctggaataaaaaaaaacttttaaatctgaaaagtagttttgagTATTTCTGTCAGGTTCAAATCTTTTTCTCCtattgaacaaactttatggccccaatttaacTTCATACTAGAATCACAACACTAAGTGTATTATACATTTTCCAGTACTGCCAATTGAccaaggtaaaaaaataataataaaacatgggttacatattaaatattcatttcatacagaaacaaatcagacaaaactagagttattaatcagttaaagCCATCTTTATAAAGTTAAATATGTACATCACATATACTAGTGCATGATGGTTGCTGTGCTGGTCACTGTCATCGTCTCTCTACATCTAACATCTGCCTAAAATATAGgctgtgttcacactgcagtcggaagtgacccaattctgattttttgtcaaatcagatttttttgctgTGACCTTTCACATTTCCAAATTATTGCGACCTGATCTCCTGTGAACGCAAtagacctgaaagtgtcccgtgtgcccagtagagggcgcaataaggtcacacatagagagagagcTCATtgttttgccaaccgccataaagaagaagaagaagaagcgctcagtgtttgtggaagtaaacatggatgctaacagTGGAGCAAAGCTTgttattttgaagttgttgaCCGACAGgagcagcatattaacaacttaatcctcattattgTCCATCATGGTTGTTATTTTCCTTCTCGCTTACGAAGACTAGTGAGATTTGTTGAGTATCAGTGACGTTAACGTCTGATGAACACGGCCTTTAAGattcaggtcacatttgaaaagatcggATACGAATCAAATACACAAGTTGCCTGGGTCGCTTTCGAAAAAATGCGACCTGTATTCAGACTATCAGCTATAGGTCgcattacagcaaaaaaaaaaaacaggaagcggAAACTGCAGTGCTTATGATAAGCGTAATATGCTTCACTTAGCTCCTTGATATGAAAAATAGGAAGTTGAATTTTGGGTTTAAATTCAAGTTCCTATCGCTATGCAAACCCTCCACATCTTCTGACCTCCTGTATGCAAAAATCTACATATAATTGCTTTGAATTACACTATTATACTCAATAGCAATCATTGCATGTACACATGCACATAATCACACAAAGAACCGTTGTTCACTTGGAGTTTTCAGGATTTCAACCGGTGATTGTTTTAACTGCAGTTAAATATGAACAAACTGTCTTCAAAAACTCAATAAAGTTCACAGTTTCCTAACGTTGAAGTCCAGAATGAACGTGTTCAAAGCATCCAAGTTTATAGAAAGCCATCAAGCTcacatatacataaaatatgacttttagcACCTAAACAGCTCTTTATCTGTGAGCGGCACATGTGGTTTTTGTGTTCAACGTCTGCAGGCTGTTCTTGAGAAAACATCTCAACTCATTATCGTTTCTTCCCGTGTGAAGAACTACAGCTAAGCTCCCTCAGCAAATTCAGGCTAGCTTGGCTCCGCTTAACCGATCCTAGGAAGACGCCGCTGACCGCAGTACCAGGACAGGCCTGCGCTGTGCTCGGTAAGTGCTtggaaagaaacatttcttcagttAAACAGGCGTTTGAAGCAGCTACCGCGTAAAGGCGGGCTGCTTTTATagctactttgttttaattaacgGAGCAACTAGCATTTGTGTTGGCTAAGCTAACGCGTTAAGGCGGGCTTGggcacttttaatattttttgctgcaataattaaatactcAGACTTATAAAAAACAATCTAGACAAACATCAAGGATTTTAccagataattattttttgagaaGAGCTCATATCATACAGCATTTTCCTTGTATTCAATTAGAGCGCTgtgattggataaaaaaaatggcctGTTTTTCATTGTGCTTCTTTTTGCATCCACTACAAATCTGCCAGTCACAAACAGGAGGATCTGCTTATTTAGGGGAGGTGTAAAACTGGGAGTAGATCCCCTCCAAGGAAATCCTGTGATCCACCAGCAAAATGTTCCTCTTCACTTTGGTGCTGGTGGTGCTGTTTCTACCGGAAGGCAAGTTTTTGATTACGATTAATATTATTCTAACATTGCATTATTTAGTGTGATTtcattatatttagattttctcccattaaaaattacaataataatctcttttctacttttcttgttaaactttcaaactttttctttcccctctctATTTTGTGCTGATGTgattcagccattttgtcttggTTAAGAAAAGGATTTTggcatttagaaataattttatataatagtTTCCTTCATACTTTTGTTGacaataaatgttcattttctctttgttttaattagctgacaacctgaaatgtaaatgtgaatcTGACCAATATGGAGCTTGCGCTAAGGAAACAACTGAATGTCCCTCAAAGAACTATAGTTGTTCAGTAACAACACAAGTCTATTATTTAGGTACGTATTTGTGAGGTTTCCTGTTGATGATTCTTAGTTTGGGAACTCATcagtttaaaatttgtgttcTTTAATTACAGGTGGTGCAAAGTCTGAGCACAATTCCAAAGGTTGCATTACGTCTGATCTGTGTATTAGCTTCTCTGTCAACTATGGAGCTTACAGAGTTGTACAAAACAGCAAGTGCTGCAGTGAAGATCTCTGCAACACCCAGATTAACTACACAAAACTTGGTAATTaattcattgattatgtttttcaATACTTTGCACAATTTGAATTTGCAGTGCTCACAAACGTTTTTTAACTAACTATagatttggattaaaaaacagaatacacTTAGTTTTGTAATTCCAGCTTCATAtacatgttttaggagaaacaagttggtgacaaaaaattaaagcttttaagaaaaaattataataattcttaatttcttttaaactgaATAACTATCTCTGTATTTTAGTCTCCCCTCCAAATAGAAAAAAGTGCTTCAGCTGTGATGaagaaaactgcatgaaaacCCTTAAATGTGCAGGGGATGAAAACTACTGCGTTGATGTAAAAGGTAAGAGGCCAACATTTTTGCATGCTTCATATTTATCATCACAAGAACATTAAGACCAGATCCAAATGTGTTACTTGCATCAtaactattttcattttcacaggaTATACACAAGGAGTAAGTTTCATGATGAAGGGATGTGCCTCTAAGTCGGTGTGCTCAGATCATTTTTCTTCAGTGATGAGTCAGTTAACTTCACAGCACCCTGGAGCAAAGATTAGCTGCTGCCGGGGCAACTACTGCAACAGCGCTAGCAGCACCATCAGCCCAGGAAGCAAAAGCAGCGCCAGCAGCACCAGTCCCACCCTGCTGCTCCTGTTGGTGCCTCTGTTGTTTTCTAACTTATTTTCTTAGCTCACAGAAGCTACTGAATCGCTgccatgttttccttttaatcacaattcattttataaacctgttctttttatttgattctgtAGCTTGGTTAGCTAAGCAACATTTTATAATCAACAACATCCTCTATACTTTGTTGTTCTATACTAAAATAATCTTCctcaataaacacaattttttttaattctgggTCCAGTACCGATCTgattctaaatgtttagttttgaaaaaacaaaatgatttgaagTTACAGATGTggaataaacatgtttcattttctttgatttaatattaaaacttgttttaatcaaagttaaaaGCTTTCAGAGCCCAAGATTGTAGAGTTTGAATGGAAAACTAACCAACATGAATGTAAAATTCAacctggagagactcagagagAAAGTAGCTGTCTTACTTTCTTAGCTGGTAGAAATAATTGCATTGCtaccaggtttttgtttttatgcataattcatttaataaatctgtttttttcttttcattgattCTCTATAAATTCACTAAG is a window of Xiphophorus maculatus strain JP 163 A chromosome 4, X_maculatus-5.0-male, whole genome shotgun sequence DNA encoding:
- the LOC111608401 gene encoding phospholipase A2 inhibitor and Ly6/PLAUR domain-containing protein-like: MFLFTLVLVVLFLPEADNLKCKCESDQYGACAKETTECPSKNYSCSVTTQVYYLGGAKSEHNSKGCITSDLCISFSVNYGAYRVVQNSKCCSEDLCNTQINYTKLVSPPNRKKCFSCDEENCMKTLKCAGDENYCVDVKGYTQGVSFMMKGCASKSVCSDHFSSVMSQLTSQHPGAKISCCRGNYCNSASSTISPGSKSSASSTSPTLLLLLVPLLFSNLFS